In the Dictyostelium discoideum AX4 chromosome 6 chromosome, whole genome shotgun sequence genome, atatggtacaaaatgaaaataaagaatttattataCTTATTTCAgtcaaaattatttcaatatttttgatttcttttcatttaaaaattgacaGTATTGTGTCACCAATAGTTACAAagattttatcaaatttaattatattttttttaggaaaATTTCCATTCTTTAAAGAAGAAAATTGTATTAAACATAAAAATCatattttttatgatttattattaacactTTTCCATGTAATTTTGGATATATTTTCTTTGGAGgtaaaaaattttctaaaCATATTAACTATTGGCTCACAACATATATATGCAATTTTCGTTGATTTTAAggtaattacttttttttttaaaaataaaaaaatataaaaaaaaaacatatactcataaaaatttaaattatatttagaacctttataattacaaaaaagaaaaagagttTGACCTTTGTGATTATGAGAATTTACAAATAGAAAACCAAAAATTAAGTAAagagaatataaaaaaagacaaagagattgaagaattaaatttatttttgaaaagcTTAGTTCCTAAAGGAATTTTATATGTTcctttaaaaaagaaaaaaattaaaaatgaaatcttTTTCGAATATTAAAGGTGttataaaatttacaaaaaataaatgtattgtttatattaatatatattaattttttttattttttttattttcaaccatttttttattttttaaataaatgtattgtttatattaaaatataataattttttttatttttttattttcaactaattttttttaaaaaattatgatttttccaatatatcattttttcaaaattttctaaaataaatgaatatttgttttctttttatttccatttttatatttatttgtaattatattttaatcttattgaaataatttccttatttttttttgttacatttgttaataaaataacagTTATTTTTTGGCTATTTaagttaaaaaatttcattatgtTTATTGTGTGGGAAATTAGTTAAGTGGTATAATGTTATCTTAGGGTGATAGCGTCCTGAGTTCGATTCTCGGATTTCCCCCAAAAATGTTTACCTGCACCAAAATCCAGGCACTGGTTCGATTCTCACAATTATAGTTAATtgcaaaaaattattaattttgatagattcataaataaaactatcaATTATGGTTTATTTCCTTTCTgattaatcaaaattataaaacaaaatttcaATAGTATGGGGAGAGGTGATTTGACTTTTATGGTgtatgtttttaaaattctataGTAGAACGGGAAAAGTTTaacatcttttaattttcaaggttatttatttcaataaaCGCATGATTTAGGTGGAAGTAATGGAAGTGAAAgttaaaatttattcaatttcttAAAAGGTATGGTCAATGAAcataataacaaataatatgattaaattaaattgggTTTTCATTGGAATTgttattgtattatttatatattctaTCTTAATTATTATACAATCTCCTGTAGAaagtttattataaaaaaaatttatatatagttttaaatagaaataaaatccTTTAACGCTTTAACTTAACTAATTTTTCATATTCCTATAAACTTtaactaattttattaaattcctATGAGAACATACTAATTtggttaattattttatttttggaccCTAAATGAAattctaaaataattttattgttgaaaaaattaagattactggtaatttctttttttgtacTTCTTTTCTGAAGTTGATATTTTTAGTTGATATTTATAGTTGATATTTATAGTTGATATTTATAGTTGATATTTATAGTTgatatttatagtttttttttttttttacctaaaAGCGGTGTAAGTTGATATTTATAGTTGATATTTATAGTTGATGTTTATAGTTGATGTTTATAGTTGATGTTTATAGTTGATGTTTATAGTTGATGTTTATAGTTGATGTTTATAGTTGATGTTTATAGTTGAGAGTCGAACCTGTGATCGTTTAATGTATGGCATAAAGTCATTGCAAGAGGCGAGATTCGAACTCGCGAACCGAATGGATGAGATCTTAAGTCACACGGATTTAACCAGACTTTCCTACCCTTGCTTTGgatgaataattttttcaaaaagcgaactaaatcaattttttaccaaattttaaaaaatagaataaaaaaataaaaatattaaataaataaaaataaatagattaatagttaaacaaataaaataaaaaataaaaaaatgaataaataaatatataaataaacaaataaataaataaataaataaataaattattaaaaaaaaaataataaataacatAACTCGGAAAATGTTCGAAAAtatcaagatattttttttttccgacctgttttttccaatttttttttaaactattattttttttttcaactcttttttttttttttttttttttttttttttttttttttttatattttatagtAGATTAcatcatcaataaataataataataaaaaaaaaaaaaaaaatgaaaatgattaaattattattactattattaatattgtttttaaataataatcaagttAAATCAGTAACTTATTTAGAAATGACACCATATGAAAAATCTGATTGTTCAGGTGAATCAGAAGGTATTGGTTATGCATTTATTGTTAATCAATGTTTTGCGATTGCAGGTGACTATTATTCAGTATCATTAAATAGTGATCATTCAAATAGTACCATTAGTGAATATAAAGATGGTGAAAACAACCAATGTACTGGATTAATtagtgataatgataaagttTATGAAATTGATGGTTGTTATAATGCACCAAACTATGTTTGGAATAGTGGTGCAGTTCCAAGTAACTatgtaaaaatttcaatcTCTGTAAATCCAACTGATATTCCACAATATGGTTTCAGACAAACTACCTATGCACCAGGTGATAAAGATTGTCAATCAAATCCTCAATTCTATTGGTACgcaacaaataatacaaagATTGATATGGGTAATTTTTCTGCAACTTTTTATTGTTCTGATAATGAATCATTTGAAAGtaagtttttgattttttttttttttttttttttttttcatatatatatataaaggggttgattaatttaaactaatctttttttattttttattttttttataaaatagtttattgTGCTCCAGGATGTTTTACAACTGATTCAAGTATGACATGTATTAGAGATTTCACTCATTGGGCAACTGAAAATTATATGGCTGGTTCAtgttaaatatatattaattatttttaaaaaaaaaaaaaaaaactttgtGGGGGGAAAAtatatgataaaaataaagaaattataaaatattaattttttaaaaaaaatcgagAATGATTagataattctttttttatttgtttttattttattcttttatttattttgtgatAGGgatgataattattatttcttttttttttttttttaaattttatttttttatcttcaCCTAACGGAACTCAGATTTCATTAATGTCCAGCTGAGGGTTTTGAGTGAATTTTAATCTTGCGagataataaagaatatccaaccaaaaaaaaaaatattcagtACAAGATTGTTAGTCTTGTTTTAGTCGcaatttaaatctaaaaagtATCTGAATGTGTGGAAAGCTTTTTAAATAGtagtttttaaaactatatttttatgggtcaaaaaaaaaaagtgacttttttttttctttttttttttttttttttttttttttttgtgaagaattctatttataaatttactCCGATATGCTATTTAACAAAAATTATTccattttgttttattttattttattttattttatttttaaaaaatagatacaCAAACGAATTTAcgatttaaagatttttttaaaaaaaaaaaaataaaataaaaaaaataaaaataaaataaaaaaaaataaaaaaaaaataaattataataaaaaaaaacagtttcCCTCAATgactcattttttttttttttttcaaaaaaacctaaaaccaaaaaaaaaaaaaaaaaaacccaaaacAAAAGCATTGaatgaataaaatattattaaaacgacaaatattatataatttacctaaatattttaaaaataatataccaTATACtataacaattaataaatcaaaccAATTCATTAACAATAactgtaaaaataataataataattttagaaaattaaattttactactactactactactactactaccgcCCCAATAACgaataataaaccaaaatcaaatatgTTATATTCACCAAAAGATAGATCATATGAAGAAGCAGTTAATGCATTATTAACACTTCAATCGAATCAAACAGTTATAATATCATGGACTAAAGAAAGAAGAGATAATAAAGAAGAGAGTGcaaaatttttaatggaAGAAATGAGAAACTATTGTAAAACATTGAGTATTGATTTAGAGAGAGAGTCGATAATTCATGTTGCAGGTACAAAAGGTAAAGGTAGTACATGTGCAATCACAGAGTCGATTATAAGGGAACAAGGATTCAGCACAGGTTTATTCACATCACCCCATTTGATCAGTCCAAGAGAACGTATTCGTATCAATGGTGAAATGATTAGTAAAGAGATGTTTTCTCAATACTTTTGGAACTGTTGGGATTTGTTAATTAAAGATTACCAAACTCAGTTACCAAATTTCTTTAGATACCTTACTCTAATGGcattgaaaatatttcaagACGAAGCTATCCAATGCACAATCTTGGAGGTTGGTATAGGTGGTAGAATGGACTCGACCAATGTTTTCCCAAAACCAATGGTAACTGGTATCTCTGCATTGGGGTACGATCATCAAAATCTTTTAGGTAATACTTTAGCTGAAATCGCATTGGAGAAGGCTGGTATTATGAAAGTTGGTATACCAATATTCACAGTTTCATCACAATTACCAGAAGCAATCAATGTATTAATTGATCATTCAAATAAAGTtaaatcaccattatcaattgtACCATCAATAGACCAATATACAattagtagtggtggtggtaataataataataataaaattgaatcaattggaTTAAAAGGTACACATCAATTAGAGAATGCATCATTGGCGATAGCTTTAGCAAATTGTTGGTTTAAGAAACAAACTTTTAAAGAtgttaatgaaattttcaaTAGTGAAAATCATAAACAATATAATTATGAaactaataattataatgtcACTCAATTTACACCATTATTGAAATCCATTGAATTAGGTTTAAAGAATTGTGAATGGGCTGGTCGTGCTCAACATTTTACAAATCCATCACATTTTCCAAATATGGATTTCTATTTAGATGGTGCTCATACTGTTGAAAGTTCAATTGTAATGTTAAATTGGTGGAAATCAATAGtaaatactactactactactactactactactactactactactactaataataatgatgatgatacaattcatattttaatattcaaTAGTACAGGTGGTAGAAATCCAACAAGTTTCTTAACACCAATCAtccaatcaattgataataaagaaattccaatctttaataaatctataattccaaatattatcattgaaaaaccaattgataaaaaatattatattaatgaaataattcaatcaaatcaatcttcaacagcaacaacaacaccaattcCTGATAATGCCGCTGTGAAACAAACAACAGAAATAAAAGAATCATCAACATGGGAAGATTTCGTTGTAGAATGTtatgataaattatcaaaaaaatctCATCCATGTATTACAGCTGATAGTATTGAatcttcaattgaaattgctAAAGAACTATCTGAAAATGGTACTAAAAATGTAAAGGTTTTAATCACTGGTTCTTTATATTTAGTTGGTGGtgttttaaaagttttattaaaagaaaaatcttttaattaaatattccttttctttttttcaaatttttttttttttttttttttttttttctggttaaatatatatttatttatatccatatacatcatttttaaaattattttttttatattttaaaatttaaaaaataaataaataaataaataaataaataaataatgaatatgataaaattcatttataggtatttatatttaaaagtaggcaattttttttttcaaaattattttaaaaaacacacacaaatctaagatttaatttcaactaaaaattattttttttaaatcttttttttttttatttttattttttttctttttttggggtttttattattttattaaattattaaaaaaatgaatactaaatatattataatctttagtaatattattcaatttttattgtaAATTGTAACttgatgatttttttattaattttatttgtaaatttaaaattttatattttatttagtaAAACTAgtattttagaatttttatttgatttgattttattttttttatttttatatatttttatttttattattttttttggcaATCAATCattcaatcaaataaaatagaaaaaaaaaaaaaagttacaaataaaataaataaaatgaataaactatataaaattttaagtttatttttaatattttcatttataaaagaaatttattgtataatggataataataataataaaaatcctGTTCGTTTTGAATGTATTCCAAATTCATGTTTATCGGATCATTCATGTATTGAAGATTTAGAAActggtaaaaataaatgtgtTGATGATAGTACTCGTAAAGTTATATTTCAATCAACAATTGTTACAAAATGgcataatgataatgataatgatccTAAAATGCATGTTTCTGTTGAAATTATCAATGAAAATGTTAATACAATTCATAATTTAGTCATTGTAATCGATTCATCAGTTAGAGTAATTGATTTGTGGGgtatgaataaaaataaaagtgttTATCAATTACCATCATATGTTCAAATTCCACCAAATTCAACTCATAATTTTGGTTACATTTGTGATGGTTTCCAATTACCAAAAATATTTCTTGGTGCTGtgtatattataatttaaaaaaaaaaaaaaaaaaaaaaataaaatatataaaatttaaataaaatgtattttaataaaaaaaaaaagaaaagagaaagaatagaattccattttttattttaatttattcttttttatgttctttatcttttttatctttctTTCCTTCATCTTTATGTTCTTTgtcttttttatctttctTTCCTTCATCTTTGTGATCTTTATCTTTGtgatctttatcttttttatctttctTTCCTTCATCTTTATGATCTTTATCTTTCTTTCCTtctaattttgatttttctttAGCTTCTTTCTTTAAACGTTTGGCTTCTAATTCCTCTGGAGTTTTGTCTTTGTTTTTAGCTTCTTTCTTTAAACGTTTAGCTTCTAATTCCTCTGGAGTTTTATCTTTGTTTTTGGCTTCTTTCTTTAAACGTTTAGCTTCAATCTCTTCTGGAGTCTTTTCTTTCTTATCTTTCTTATCCTTCTTATCTTTCTTATCCTTTTTATCTTTCTTTTCATCCTTATGTTTTTcatccaattttaatttctccaAGTCTTGGGCTACTTTAACATCTGTATTTGGTTTTTCGGTTTCCatttctaaataattaaaaaaataaaaaaattgtatataaaaaaaaaaagtaaagttTTGGAAAATgtggtaataaaaatatatatatttgttttaaaagtttaaagaataaatattaaaattgaaattgaaattttttttttttaaatggtttttttttttttttaatttttgggaaaaataaaaaattaatgaaaattaataatgaatataaaaggaaagaaaatttttttttttttgaatctataaaaaaaaaaaaaaaaaaatcaaaaaaaatcaaaaaaaaaaaaaaataaataattaccttatttttcaaaatatatgtataatttacaattaattaataatgattattgatttgttattattattttttttttttttttttttttttttgacattaaatatctttttttttttttaaaagaaaatttttttttaattttttttttttttttttttgaaaaattggtttaattaaaattaaaacattgaACAATGTTGTGTAAGTGCtttttacaataataaaccaacattcatttaatttgaaAG is a window encoding:
- the folC gene encoding folylpolyglutamate synthase gives rise to the protein MNKILLKRQILYNLPKYFKNNIPYTITINKSNQFINNNCKNNNNNFRKLNFTTTTTTTTTAPITNNKPKSNMLYSPKDRSYEEAVNALLTLQSNQTVIISWTKERRDNKEESAKFLMEEMRNYCKTLSIDLERESIIHVAGTKGKGSTCAITESIIREQGFSTGLFTSPHLISPRERIRINGEMISKEMFSQYFWNCWDLLIKDYQTQLPNFFRYLTLMALKIFQDEAIQCTILEVGIGGRMDSTNVFPKPMVTGISALGYDHQNLLGNTLAEIALEKAGIMKVGIPIFTVSSQLPEAINVLIDHSNKVKSPLSIVPSIDQYTISSGGGNNNNNKIESIGLKGTHQLENASLAIALANCWFKKQTFKDVNEIFNSENHKQYNYETNNYNVTQFTPLLKSIELGLKNCEWAGRAQHFTNPSHFPNMDFYLDGAHTVESSIVMLNWWKSIVNTTTTTTTTTTTTTTNNNDDDTIHILIFNSTGGRNPTSFLTPIIQSIDNKEIPIFNKSIIPNIIIEKPIDKKYYINEIIQSNQSSTATTTPIPDNAAVKQTTEIKESSTWEDFVVECYDKLSKKSHPCITADSIESSIEIAKELSENGTKNVKVLITGSLYLVGGVLKVLLKEKSFN